A window of the Bradyrhizobium ottawaense genome harbors these coding sequences:
- a CDS encoding DUF2336 domain-containing protein, translated as MSSKSAISPGNLLDELQATLAHGTVARRVETLRRVTDLFINGAVDYSDEQIGLFDDVFQFLIDHIETSAKTLLANRLAPIDTAPPLTIRALAFDDVIEVAGPVLSQSARLDDTTLIENARSKSQEHLMAISTRKVLSSAVTDVLVQRGNDEVIESTVYNPGAEFTERGFTRLVNRADGDDNLATCIGLRPNIPRHLYLKLLAKASDTVRQRLEAANPEQADQVPTAVREATRRARSASSAITRNTEVAHALVKSLYEDGRLDEFQVARFAEASKFDEANASIAALANVPVAVAENMMIETRAEGVMILARVAGLSWSTVRTIINMRDDLSGGEPTDMAACKDTYERLRPSTAQQVLRFHRMQQNAPAT; from the coding sequence ATGAGTTCGAAGTCCGCTATCTCCCCCGGCAATCTGCTCGACGAGCTGCAGGCCACGCTCGCGCACGGGACCGTTGCCCGCCGGGTCGAGACCCTGCGCCGGGTGACCGATCTCTTCATCAACGGCGCGGTGGACTATTCGGACGAACAGATCGGATTGTTCGACGACGTCTTCCAATTCCTGATCGACCACATCGAAACATCAGCCAAGACGCTGCTGGCCAACCGCCTCGCCCCGATCGACACCGCGCCGCCGCTGACGATCCGGGCGCTGGCCTTCGACGACGTGATCGAGGTCGCCGGTCCGGTGCTGTCGCAGTCGGCGCGGCTCGACGACACGACCCTGATCGAGAACGCGCGCAGCAAGAGCCAGGAGCATTTGATGGCGATCTCGACCCGCAAGGTCCTGAGCAGCGCCGTCACCGACGTGCTGGTCCAGCGCGGCAATGACGAGGTGATCGAGAGCACCGTCTACAATCCCGGCGCGGAATTCACCGAGCGCGGCTTCACCCGTCTGGTCAACCGTGCCGATGGCGACGACAATCTGGCGACCTGCATCGGGCTGCGTCCGAACATTCCGCGCCATCTCTATCTGAAGCTGCTGGCGAAGGCCTCCGACACCGTGCGGCAGCGGCTTGAAGCCGCCAATCCGGAGCAGGCGGACCAGGTGCCGACCGCGGTCAGGGAAGCGACGCGGCGGGCGCGATCGGCGTCTTCGGCCATCACCAGGAACACCGAGGTCGCGCACGCGCTGGTCAAGTCGCTCTACGAGGACGGCCGGCTCGACGAATTCCAGGTGGCGAGATTCGCCGAGGCCAGCAAGTTCGACGAAGCCAATGCCTCGATCGCGGCGCTCGCCAACGTGCCGGTGGCGGTGGCCGAGAACATGATGATCGAGACCCGGGCCGAAGGCGTGATGATCCTGGCGAGGGTCGCCGGATTGTCGTGGTCGACCGTGCGGACCATCATCAACATGCGCGACGACCTATCCGGCGGGGAACCGACCGATATGGCGGCCTGCAAGGATACCTACGAACGGCTGCGGCCGTCGACCGCGCAGCAGGTGCTGCGCTTCCATCGCATGCAACAGAACGCGCCGGCGACGTGA
- a CDS encoding NrsF family protein — MDTDQLIRTLAADNAHRARPVGYALMLALLAAAPVSLLMFFTELGIRPDVMTAMRNPFFDLKFAVTLALAAAAIAVSLHLSRPEASLRGFGWLLLIPAGILTAGIGGEMMMPQRLPVMTRLVGNNSRACMCAIPLMSLPLLAGALIGLRQGATARPAIAGAIAGLASAGLAATLYASHCTDDSPLFVATWYTLSTALVTAIGALAGSRVLRF, encoded by the coding sequence ATGGATACCGATCAGCTCATTCGAACGCTCGCGGCCGACAACGCACACCGTGCGCGCCCGGTCGGCTACGCGCTGATGCTGGCGCTGCTCGCTGCGGCGCCGGTCTCGCTGCTGATGTTCTTCACCGAACTCGGCATCAGGCCGGACGTGATGACCGCGATGCGCAACCCGTTCTTCGATCTGAAATTCGCGGTGACATTGGCGCTGGCGGCTGCTGCGATCGCCGTCAGTCTGCATCTGTCGCGGCCGGAAGCCTCGCTGCGGGGCTTTGGCTGGCTGCTGCTGATCCCGGCCGGGATTCTCACCGCGGGAATTGGCGGCGAGATGATGATGCCGCAGCGGTTGCCTGTCATGACACGGCTGGTCGGCAACAATTCGCGGGCCTGCATGTGCGCCATTCCGCTGATGTCATTGCCCTTGCTGGCCGGCGCGCTGATCGGCCTGCGCCAGGGTGCGACGGCGCGGCCGGCCATTGCCGGCGCCATCGCCGGCCTCGCCTCGGCGGGCCTGGCGGCGACGCTCTACGCATCGCATTGCACGGACGATTCACCGCTGTTCGTGGCGACCTGGTACACGCTCTCGACCGCACTGGTGACGGCGATTGGGGCTCTCGCCGGATCGAGGGTACTCAGGTTTTGA
- a CDS encoding sigma-70 family RNA polymerase sigma factor: MSATQAASDEVLIARIAQGDRLAMQVLYGRHHVRVFRFGLRLVRDEQVAEDLISEVFLDVWRQAGKFEGRSAVTTWLLAITRFKALSALRRRKDVGLDDETANAIEDTSDDPEVVAQKKDTSEALRKCMTALSPEHREIVDLVYYHEKSVEEVAEIVGIPENTVKTRLFYARKKLAELLKAVGIERGWP, translated from the coding sequence TTGAGTGCGACACAGGCGGCTTCAGACGAAGTTCTGATCGCTCGGATCGCTCAAGGCGACCGGCTCGCGATGCAGGTGCTGTACGGAAGGCACCATGTCAGGGTGTTCCGTTTCGGGCTTCGGCTCGTCAGGGACGAACAGGTTGCGGAAGACCTCATCAGCGAGGTTTTTCTCGATGTATGGCGTCAGGCTGGCAAGTTCGAAGGCCGATCCGCCGTTACCACCTGGCTGCTGGCGATTACGCGGTTCAAGGCCCTGTCGGCGCTGCGGCGTCGCAAGGACGTTGGACTGGACGACGAGACCGCGAACGCGATCGAGGACACGTCCGACGATCCGGAAGTGGTGGCGCAGAAGAAAGATACGAGTGAAGCGTTGCGCAAGTGCATGACCGCGCTTTCGCCAGAGCACCGGGAGATCGTCGATCTCGTCTACTACCACGAGAAGTCCGTGGAAGAAGTGGCCGAGATCGTGGGCATTCCGGAGAACACCGTGAAGACGCGCCTGTTTTATGCGCGCAAGAAATTGGCCGAACTCCTCAAAGCAGTCGGCATAGAGCGAGGTTGGCCATGA
- a CDS encoding GGDEF domain-containing protein, translating into MGTAASSFVNPAELEGVGPQLTAKARSRRARQRRGILAMIGGSYVIDAGVLLLFAQAGTIPATVGPAYAACGLVLVALFLIISELGINDRFADHYLVAPQATACMLTALAFTWIAPEVGAMFLCTLFIVFSFSSLRSTPRQTMVIWTAMTIGLAGLFLLTDKPISMPHGNYLERFGTMLVLVLSIGRCMFLGIFSSSMKHSLYQSGLKLKEAYKRIEELAELDELTGSYNRRCIMRMLDEEIARAARSGAPCSIALIDLDWFKRINDAFGHPTGDEVLRTFAITMFANIRANDRFGRYGGEEFLLVLPDMDTSGAVRALDRLRAIISDLDWSAFSPGMKVTISGGVATLKQNETPDTFLARADSALYAAKARGRNRITHA; encoded by the coding sequence ATGGGCACCGCTGCGTCCTCATTCGTGAATCCGGCCGAACTGGAAGGCGTCGGTCCCCAGCTGACGGCGAAGGCACGGTCGCGCCGCGCCAGGCAGCGCCGCGGGATTCTGGCGATGATCGGCGGCAGCTATGTCATCGATGCCGGGGTGCTGCTGCTGTTCGCGCAGGCCGGCACCATCCCGGCGACGGTCGGCCCGGCCTACGCGGCTTGCGGCCTGGTCCTGGTCGCCCTCTTCCTCATCATTTCGGAACTCGGCATCAACGACCGTTTCGCGGATCACTATCTCGTCGCGCCGCAGGCGACCGCCTGCATGCTGACCGCGCTGGCGTTCACCTGGATCGCGCCGGAAGTCGGTGCGATGTTCCTGTGCACGCTGTTCATCGTGTTCAGCTTCTCGTCGCTGCGTTCGACGCCGCGCCAGACCATGGTGATCTGGACGGCGATGACGATCGGCCTGGCCGGGCTGTTCCTTCTGACCGACAAGCCTATTTCGATGCCGCATGGCAACTACCTCGAACGCTTCGGCACCATGCTGGTGCTGGTGCTTTCCATCGGGCGCTGCATGTTCCTGGGGATCTTCTCCAGCTCGATGAAGCACTCGCTCTATCAGAGCGGGCTGAAACTCAAGGAAGCCTACAAGCGGATCGAGGAGCTCGCCGAACTCGACGAACTCACCGGCTCGTACAACCGCCGCTGCATCATGCGGATGCTCGACGAGGAAATCGCGCGGGCGGCCCGCAGCGGCGCGCCCTGCTCGATCGCGCTGATCGACCTCGACTGGTTCAAGCGCATCAACGATGCCTTCGGTCACCCGACCGGCGACGAGGTGCTCCGGACGTTCGCCATTACCATGTTCGCCAACATCCGCGCCAACGATCGGTTCGGACGCTATGGCGGCGAGGAATTCCTGCTGGTGCTGCCCGACATGGACACATCAGGCGCCGTGCGCGCGCTCGACCGGCTGCGTGCGATTATTTCCGATCTCGACTGGAGCGCATTCTCGCCCGGCATGAAGGTGACGATTTCCGGCGGCGTCGCGACGCTGAAGCAAAACGAGACGCCCGACACATTCCTCGCGCGCGCCGACAGCGCGCTCTATGCAGCCAAGGCGCGGGGACGCAACCGCATCACCCACGCCTGA